In Papaver somniferum cultivar HN1 chromosome 1, ASM357369v1, whole genome shotgun sequence, a genomic segment contains:
- the LOC113281656 gene encoding shaggy-related protein kinase eta-like, which translates to MASLPLGPNHLPENDEGEGGTVKIVPPHPSKMETEKEISAAVVEGNDQVTGHIISTTIGGKNGEPKQTISYMAERVVGTGSFGIVFQAKCLETGETVAIKKVLQDRRYKNRELQLMRSMDHPNVVTLKHCFFSTTSRNELFLNLVMEYVPETVYRVLKHYSNVNQRMPLIYVKLYTYQIFRGLAYIHSVHGVSHRDVKPQNLLVDPLTHKVKLCDFGSAKVLVKGEANISYICSRYYRAPELIFGATEYTTSIDIWSAGCVLAELLLGQPLFPGESAVDQLVEIIKVLGTPTREEIRCMNPNYTEFRFPQIKAHPWHKVFHKRMPPEAIDLASRLLQYSPGIRCTALEACSHPFFDELREPNARLPNGRPLPPLFNFKQELSGDSPELINRLIPEHVRRQLGLSFVHPTGT; encoded by the exons ATGGCTTCGTTGCCGCTGGGGCCTAATCATCTACCAGAAAatgatgaaggagaaggaggaacaGTAAAGATCGTTCCTCCTCATCCTTCTAAAATGGAAACCGAAAag GAAATATCAGCCGCAGTTGTTGAGGGAAATGATCAAGTCACTGGTCACATCATTTCTACCACCATTGGGGGTAAAAATGGTGAACCCAAGCAG ACCATCAGCTACATGGCTGAGCGGGTTGTGGGGACTGGGTCCTTTGGAATCGTGTTCCAG GCAAAATGCTTGGAAACTGGAGAGACTGTGGCTATAAAGAAGGTCTTGCAAGATAGACGGTACAAAAATCGTGAGTTGCAGTTAATGCGTTCGATGGATCACCCAAATGTGGTCACCCTGAAGCACTGCTTCTTTTCCACAACAAGTAGAAATGAACTGTTTCTCAACCTGGTTATGGAATATGTACCTGAAACTGTGTATCGAGTTTTGAAGCACTACAGCAATGTGAACCAGAGGATGCCTCTCATCTATGTGAAACTCTATACCTATCAA ATTTTTAGAGGCCTAGCTTATATTCACAGTGTCCACGGAGTTTCACATAGAGATGTGAAGCCTCAAAATCTTCTG GTTGACCCTCTTACGCACAAAGTCAAGCTTTGTGATTTTGGAAGCGCTAAAGTGTTG GTTAAAGGTGAAGCAAATATATCATATATATGCTCTCGCTATTACCGGGCCCCAGAACTCATATTTGGTGCCACTGAATATACAACATCCATCGATATTTGGTCAGCTGGTTGTGTGCTTGCTGAGCTTCTTCTAGGCCAG CCCTTGTTTCCTGGAGAAAGCGCGGTAGATCAACTTGTTGAGATCATCAAG GTCCTTGGTACTCCAACTCGTGAGGAAATTCGCTGTATGAATCCAAATTACACAGAATTTAGGTTTCCACAGATTAAAGCACACCCGTGGCACAAG GTTTTCCACAAAAGGATGCCCCCAGAAGCAATTGATCTTGCTTCCCGACTACTACAGTATTCACCAGGTATCCGATGCACTGCG CTAGAAGCATGTTCTCATCCTTTCTTTGATGAGCTCCGCGAACCCAATGCCCGTCTGCCAAATGGCCGACCTTTGCCTCCTCTCTTCAACTTTAAACAAGAA TTATCTGGGGACTCCCCTGAGCTAATTAACAGGTTGATACCCGAGCATGTGAGGAGGCAGTTGGGTCTGAGTTTCGTGCACCCAACCGGCACATAA